In endosymbiont of unidentified scaly snail isolate Monju, the following are encoded in one genomic region:
- the kdsA gene encoding 3-deoxy-8-phosphooctulonate synthase: MKLCGFEVGIDRPLFLIAGTCVIESEQSALDVAGRLKEITDALGVPFIYKSSFDKANRTSHESFRGPGLEAGLRILQQVKEQIGVPVLTDVHEDTPLDEVAEVVDVLQTPAFLCRQTNFIQNVARTGRPVNIKKGQFLAPWDMAKVAAKAKATGNEQIMVCERGVSFGYNTLVSDMRGLAVMRETGCPVVFDATHSVQQPGGRGDCSGGERQHVPVLARAAVAAGVAGLFMETHPDPERALSDGPNSWPLDRMRELLETLVALDQVVKARGFIEATL; this comes from the coding sequence ATGAAGCTCTGTGGATTCGAGGTCGGCATCGACCGGCCCCTGTTCCTGATTGCCGGCACCTGCGTGATCGAGAGCGAGCAGTCGGCACTGGATGTGGCCGGTCGTCTCAAGGAGATCACCGACGCGCTTGGTGTGCCCTTCATCTACAAGTCGTCCTTCGACAAGGCCAACCGCACCTCGCACGAGAGTTTTCGCGGACCGGGGCTGGAAGCAGGCCTGCGCATCCTGCAACAGGTGAAGGAACAGATCGGCGTGCCGGTGCTCACCGACGTGCATGAGGACACGCCGCTCGACGAGGTGGCCGAGGTGGTCGACGTGTTGCAGACCCCGGCCTTCCTGTGCCGGCAGACCAATTTCATCCAGAACGTGGCGCGCACTGGCCGCCCGGTGAACATCAAGAAGGGACAGTTTCTCGCGCCCTGGGACATGGCCAAGGTGGCGGCCAAGGCGAAAGCGACCGGCAACGAACAGATCATGGTCTGTGAGCGCGGCGTGAGCTTCGGCTACAACACCCTGGTCTCGGACATGCGCGGCCTGGCGGTGATGCGCGAGACCGGCTGCCCGGTGGTGTTCGACGCCACCCACTCGGTGCAGCAGCCGGGCGGGCGTGGCGACTGCTCGGGCGGCGAACGTCAGCACGTGCCGGTACTGGCGCGCGCGGCGGTGGCCGCCGGCGTGGCCGGCCTGTTCATGGAGACCCATCCCGATCCCGAGCGCGCGCTCTCCGACGGCCCCAATTCCTGGCCGCTCGACCGCATGCGCGAGCTGCTCGAGACCCTGGTCGCGCTCGACCAGGTGGTCAAGGCGCGCGGCTTCATCGAGGCGACCCTGTAG
- a CDS encoding CTP synthase — MTKCIFITGGVVSSLGKGIAAASLGALLEARGLSVTMIKLDPYINVDPGTMSPFQHGEVFVTEDGAETDLDLGHYERFIRTTMGKNNNFTTGQIYDQVIRKERRGEYLGATVQVIPHITNQIKECIRVGAGGADVVLVEIGGTVGDIESLPFLEAIRQMGVELGRENAMFVHLTLVPYIRTAGEIKTKPTQHSVKELRSIGIQPDVLMCRAEQPIPEGERRKIALFTNVPERAVISAVDADSIYRIPLLLREQELDDIVVEQLRLEVPPADLSEWQAVVDGLTYTEGEVDIAMVGKYVDLTESYKSLNEALIHAGIRARRKVNIHFIDSEELESDGTLTALHDMDAILVPGGFGERGVEGKIAAARHARENGIPYLGICLGMQVAVIEYARHVAGLEGAHSTEFVRDTPHPVIALITEWLNPDGTVEQRSENTDLGGTMRLGAQPCKLAKGTIARRLYGKDVIRERHRHRYEFNNGYRQDLEDAGLKVAGTSIDGRLVEMVEIPDHPWFVACQFHPEFTSTPRYGHPLFSGFLEAALAYREKRLGASQAVETA, encoded by the coding sequence ATGACCAAGTGCATCTTCATCACGGGCGGTGTCGTCTCGTCCCTTGGCAAGGGTATTGCCGCAGCTTCCCTGGGGGCGCTTCTCGAAGCCCGGGGCCTCTCTGTCACCATGATCAAGCTCGATCCCTACATCAATGTGGATCCGGGCACCATGAGCCCCTTCCAGCATGGCGAGGTATTCGTCACCGAGGATGGCGCCGAGACCGATCTCGACCTGGGGCACTATGAGCGCTTCATCCGCACCACGATGGGGAAGAACAACAACTTCACCACCGGCCAGATCTACGACCAGGTGATCCGCAAGGAGCGCCGCGGCGAGTACCTGGGCGCCACGGTACAGGTGATCCCGCACATCACCAACCAGATCAAGGAATGCATCCGCGTGGGCGCGGGCGGGGCCGACGTGGTGCTGGTGGAGATCGGTGGCACCGTGGGCGACATCGAGTCGCTGCCCTTCCTCGAGGCCATCCGCCAGATGGGCGTGGAGCTGGGCCGCGAGAATGCCATGTTTGTGCATCTCACCCTCGTGCCCTATATCCGCACCGCCGGCGAGATCAAGACCAAGCCCACCCAGCACTCGGTCAAGGAGCTGCGCTCGATCGGTATCCAGCCCGATGTGCTGATGTGTCGTGCCGAGCAGCCCATCCCCGAGGGCGAGCGGCGCAAGATCGCGCTGTTCACCAATGTGCCCGAGCGCGCGGTGATCTCGGCGGTGGATGCCGACAGCATCTACCGCATCCCCTTGCTGCTGCGCGAGCAGGAGCTCGACGACATCGTGGTCGAACAGTTGCGCCTGGAGGTGCCTCCGGCCGACCTTTCGGAATGGCAGGCGGTGGTCGATGGCCTGACCTACACCGAGGGTGAGGTGGACATCGCCATGGTGGGCAAGTACGTCGATCTCACCGAGTCGTACAAATCGCTCAACGAGGCGCTGATCCACGCCGGCATCCGCGCGCGGCGCAAGGTCAACATCCACTTCATCGATTCCGAGGAGCTGGAGTCCGATGGCACCCTGACGGCGCTGCACGACATGGACGCCATCCTGGTGCCCGGCGGCTTCGGCGAGCGCGGGGTCGAGGGCAAGATCGCCGCTGCGCGGCACGCACGCGAGAACGGCATCCCCTATCTGGGCATCTGCCTGGGCATGCAGGTGGCGGTCATCGAGTACGCGCGCCACGTGGCCGGGCTGGAGGGTGCGCACAGCACCGAGTTCGTGCGTGACACCCCGCACCCGGTGATCGCACTGATCACCGAGTGGCTCAATCCCGACGGCACCGTCGAGCAGCGCAGCGAGAACACCGACCTGGGCGGCACCATGCGCCTGGGCGCACAGCCCTGCAAGCTGGCCAAGGGCACCATTGCGCGCCGGCTCTATGGCAAGGACGTGATCCGCGAGCGCCACCGTCATCGCTACGAGTTCAACAACGGCTACCGGCAGGACCTGGAAGACGCCGGCCTCAAGGTCGCCGGCACCTCCATCGACGGCCGCCTGGTGGAGATGGTCGAGATACCCGATCACCCCTGGTTCGTGGCCTGCCAGTTCCACCCCGAGTTCACCTCCACACCACGCTACGGCCATCCGTTGTTCAGCGGTTTTCTCGAGGCCGCGCTGGCGTATCGTGAAAAGCGCCTGGGCGCCTCGCAGGCGGTGGAGACAGCATGA
- a CDS encoding sulfur globule family protein: MRMIAKTLGAMTLVGTLALTLSSAQASSWGPWGNNGSGYGNSRGSGDFVGDGTGEGQAEFGMNFKGRGNTRGNFRGTGDTDWSGNTSSYDAPYGYGYPGYGYGYPPPPPPAYGTPYGAPWGGPGYRPMMPMMPPPGYYPPQPPRQQPAPQPQQQQPQPPAPQQR, translated from the coding sequence ATGCGCATGATCGCGAAGACCCTGGGTGCCATGACCCTGGTCGGCACCCTTGCACTGACCCTGTCGTCCGCCCAGGCCAGTTCCTGGGGGCCCTGGGGCAACAACGGCTCCGGCTACGGCAACAGCCGTGGCAGCGGCGACTTCGTCGGCGACGGCACCGGCGAGGGCCAGGCTGAGTTCGGCATGAATTTCAAGGGCCGCGGCAACACCCGTGGCAACTTCCGGGGGACGGGAGACACCGACTGGAGCGGCAACACCTCCAGCTACGACGCCCCCTACGGGTACGGGTATCCCGGCTATGGCTATGGTTATCCGCCGCCCCCGCCACCGGCCTACGGCACCCCCTACGGCGCTCCCTGGGGCGGACCGGGTTATCGCCCGATGATGCCCATGATGCCACCGCCCGGCTACTATCCGCCGCAACCGCCCCGGCAGCAGCCGGCACCCCAGCCACAACAGCAACAACCCCAGCCCCCGGCACCTCAGCAACGCTGA
- the fnr gene encoding fumarate/nitrate reduction transcriptional regulator Fnr — MGEKSKVVSIDGIKVACANCSLATLCLPYGLESQDVERLENIVKRNKPIQRGQLLYGPGDQFRSLYVVKTGAVKTFTQTPAGDEHVIGFHLPGEILGLDAIQDNQHGCFAKALETTAVCELPFEKLEHLATAIPGLQHQMLRLLSREVSAEANMISLLNNSTAEERLASFLLSLSERFRRRGFSPTDFFLAMSRQDIGSYLGLALETVSRLFTRFQEQGVLEVDRKHVKIKDLDHLKQLLRHHTPCHASLNRSS; from the coding sequence ATGGGCGAGAAATCCAAGGTCGTATCGATCGATGGCATCAAAGTGGCTTGCGCCAATTGCAGCCTGGCCACCCTGTGCCTGCCCTACGGGCTCGAATCGCAAGATGTCGAACGTCTGGAGAATATCGTCAAGCGTAACAAGCCCATCCAGCGCGGCCAGTTGCTGTATGGGCCGGGCGACCAGTTCCGCAGCCTGTACGTGGTCAAGACCGGCGCGGTCAAGACCTTCACTCAGACCCCGGCCGGCGACGAGCACGTCATTGGCTTCCACCTGCCTGGCGAGATCCTCGGGCTCGACGCCATCCAGGACAACCAGCACGGCTGTTTCGCCAAGGCCCTGGAGACCACCGCGGTGTGCGAGCTGCCGTTCGAGAAGCTCGAGCACCTGGCCACCGCCATTCCCGGCCTGCAGCACCAGATGCTGCGTCTGCTCAGCCGCGAGGTGAGCGCCGAGGCCAACATGATCTCGCTGCTCAACAACAGCACCGCCGAGGAGCGCCTGGCCTCCTTCCTGCTCAGCCTGTCCGAGCGTTTCCGCCGCCGCGGCTTCTCGCCCACCGACTTCTTCCTGGCCATGTCACGGCAGGACATCGGCAGCTACCTGGGACTGGCGCTGGAGACGGTCAGCCGACTGTTCACCCGCTTCCAGGAACAGGGCGTCCTCGAGGTCGATCGCAAGCACGTGAAGATCAAGGACCTGGATCATCTCAAGCAACTGCTGCGTCACCACACGCCCTGCCACGCCTCTCTGAACCGCTCTTCTTGA
- the ccoN gene encoding cytochrome-c oxidase, cbb3-type subunit I: MQAETYNYKVVRQFAIMTVIWGIVGMLVGVIIAAQLAFPDLTHGIPWLSYGRLRPLHTNAVIFAFGGSALFSTSYYVVQRTCQTRLFSDKLAAFTFWGWTAIIVLAAITLPLGITTTKEYAELEWPIDLLITVVWVSYAIVFFGTIAKRRVKHIYVANWFYGAFILTIALLHVVNSVEIPVTLTKSYSFYPGAVDAMVQWWYGHNAVGFFLTAGFLGMMYYFVPKQAGRPVYSYRLSVVHFWALISTYMWAGPHHLHYSALPDWTQTMGMVFSLILLAPSWGGMINGIMTLSGAWHKLRTDPILKFLIVSLSFYGMSTFEGPMMSIKTVNALSHYTDWTVGHVHSGALGWVAMVSIGSLYYLIPRLFGRESMYSTKLVELHFWIATIGVVLYIAAMWIAGVMQGLMWRAVNADGTLTYSFIESVERTYPFYYVRLLGGLLFLTGMLIMAYNTWKTVSDAKAVDDTVPAAA, encoded by the coding sequence ATGCAAGCAGAAACCTATAATTACAAGGTCGTGCGGCAATTTGCGATCATGACCGTCATCTGGGGCATCGTCGGGATGCTCGTCGGCGTGATCATTGCGGCACAGTTGGCCTTTCCGGACCTCACCCACGGCATCCCCTGGCTGAGTTACGGCCGGCTCCGGCCGTTGCACACCAACGCGGTCATCTTCGCCTTCGGCGGATCGGCCCTGTTCTCCACGTCCTATTACGTGGTGCAGCGGACCTGCCAGACCCGGCTGTTCTCCGACAAGCTGGCCGCCTTCACCTTCTGGGGATGGACGGCGATCATCGTGCTGGCCGCCATCACCCTGCCGCTGGGCATCACCACCACCAAGGAATACGCCGAACTCGAATGGCCGATCGACCTGCTCATCACCGTCGTCTGGGTGAGCTACGCGATCGTGTTCTTCGGCACCATCGCCAAACGCCGGGTCAAGCACATTTACGTGGCCAACTGGTTCTACGGCGCCTTCATCCTGACCATCGCCCTGCTGCATGTGGTCAACAGCGTCGAGATCCCGGTTACCCTGACCAAGTCCTACAGCTTCTACCCGGGCGCCGTCGATGCCATGGTGCAGTGGTGGTACGGCCACAACGCGGTGGGCTTCTTCCTCACCGCCGGCTTCCTCGGCATGATGTACTACTTCGTGCCCAAGCAGGCCGGCCGGCCGGTGTATTCCTACCGCCTCTCGGTGGTGCACTTCTGGGCGCTGATCTCCACCTACATGTGGGCCGGTCCGCACCACTTGCACTACAGCGCCCTGCCCGACTGGACCCAGACCATGGGCATGGTCTTCTCCCTGATCCTGCTGGCACCCTCCTGGGGCGGCATGATCAACGGCATCATGACCCTCTCGGGCGCCTGGCACAAACTGCGCACCGACCCGATCCTGAAGTTCCTGATCGTGTCGCTGTCGTTCTACGGCATGTCCACCTTCGAGGGGCCGATGATGTCGATCAAGACCGTCAACGCCCTGTCGCACTACACCGACTGGACCGTCGGCCACGTGCACTCCGGCGCCCTGGGCTGGGTGGCCATGGTGTCGATCGGTTCGCTGTATTACCTGATCCCGCGCCTGTTCGGGCGTGAGTCCATGTACAGCACCAAGCTGGTCGAACTGCACTTCTGGATCGCCACCATCGGCGTGGTGCTCTACATCGCTGCCATGTGGATCGCCGGCGTCATGCAGGGTCTGATGTGGCGCGCCGTCAACGCGGACGGCACCCTGACCTACTCCTTCATCGAGTCGGTCGAGCGGACCTATCCGTTCTACTACGTGCGCCTGCTCGGCGGCCTGCTGTTCCTCACCGGCATGCTGATCATGGCCTACAACACCTGGAAGACCGTGTCCGACGCGAAGGCCGTCGATGACACCGTCCCGGCCGCAGCCTGA
- the ccoO gene encoding cytochrome-c oxidase, cbb3-type subunit II produces the protein MSHEVVEKNVGLLAILILLVVSVGGLVEIVPLFFMSDTTEPAPGVHKYSTLRLEGRDIYIREGCHTCHSQMIRPFRAETERYGHYSVAGESVYDHPFLWGSKRTGPDLARVGGRYSDDWHYAHLYNPRDVVPESNMPAFTWLFDNKLDGKDTAAKMRALNTVIAATCPKCELYTDEEIANAQKEVAGKTEAEAVVAYLQGLGLASKQW, from the coding sequence ATGTCACATGAAGTAGTCGAAAAGAATGTCGGCCTGCTGGCCATCCTGATCCTGCTGGTGGTCAGTGTCGGCGGCCTGGTGGAGATCGTTCCGCTGTTCTTCATGAGCGACACCACCGAACCGGCGCCGGGGGTACACAAGTACAGTACCCTGCGCCTGGAAGGCCGCGACATCTATATCCGCGAGGGCTGCCACACCTGCCACTCGCAGATGATCCGTCCCTTCCGCGCCGAGACCGAGCGCTACGGCCACTACTCCGTCGCGGGCGAGTCGGTGTACGACCACCCCTTCCTGTGGGGCTCCAAGCGCACCGGCCCGGACCTGGCCCGCGTGGGCGGTCGCTACAGCGACGACTGGCACTATGCGCACCTCTACAACCCGCGTGACGTGGTGCCCGAGTCCAACATGCCCGCCTTCACCTGGCTGTTCGACAACAAGCTGGACGGCAAGGACACCGCGGCCAAGATGCGTGCCCTGAACACGGTCATCGCGGCCACCTGTCCGAAGTGCGAGCTCTACACCGATGAAGAGATCGCCAACGCCCAGAAGGAAGTCGCCGGCAAGACCGAGGCAGAGGCCGTGGTGGCCTACCTGCAGGGTCTCGGCCTGGCTTCCAAGCAGTGGTAA
- a CDS encoding CcoQ/FixQ family Cbb3-type cytochrome c oxidase assembly chaperone, with translation MFDITLNDIRAWHTAVMLFTFIGIILWAYSKNRRPAFDEAANLPFADETLHQQSVEALQAEDASNKENLS, from the coding sequence ATGTTCGACATCACGCTCAACGACATCCGGGCCTGGCATACCGCGGTGATGCTGTTTACCTTCATCGGCATCATCCTCTGGGCCTACAGCAAGAACCGTCGTCCAGCCTTCGACGAGGCTGCCAACCTGCCGTTCGCCGACGAGACCCTGCATCAGCAGTCCGTTGAAGCGCTTCAGGCAGAAGACGCATCCAACAAGGAGAATCTGTCATGA
- the ccoP gene encoding cytochrome-c oxidase, cbb3-type subunit III codes for MSAFWSGWIIVLSGLNIIACWWLIRWTMKKRAGESAQGDVTGHVWDGDLQEYNNPLPRWWLWLFYGTLVFAVIYLILYPGMGNWKGILGWSSHGSQYEAEMARVHAKYDPIYKQYAAVPVAELASKPEYKEAREMGKRLFLTYCMQCHGSDAAGARGFPNLTDNDWLHGGKPEDIVKSITDGRTSIGMPAHAHLGDDKIAKLTQYVLSLSGRASDQAAAEEGKQLFTSAGCVGCHGLDAKGNQALGAPNLTDNIWLYGGSPKTIEKSIREGRKGVMPAHKKLLGEDKIHLLAVYVKSLSNQ; via the coding sequence ATGAGTGCATTCTGGAGTGGATGGATCATCGTCCTCAGCGGCCTGAACATCATCGCCTGCTGGTGGCTGATCCGCTGGACCATGAAGAAGCGGGCCGGCGAATCGGCCCAGGGCGACGTCACCGGCCATGTCTGGGACGGCGATCTGCAGGAATACAACAATCCCCTGCCCCGTTGGTGGCTGTGGTTGTTCTACGGCACCCTGGTGTTCGCTGTCATCTACCTCATCCTGTATCCCGGCATGGGCAACTGGAAGGGGATCCTCGGCTGGTCGTCCCACGGCAGCCAGTACGAGGCGGAGATGGCGCGGGTCCACGCCAAGTACGACCCCATCTACAAGCAGTACGCCGCGGTACCGGTGGCCGAGCTGGCCAGCAAGCCCGAGTACAAGGAAGCACGCGAGATGGGCAAGCGCCTGTTCCTGACCTACTGCATGCAGTGTCACGGTTCGGACGCTGCCGGCGCACGGGGTTTCCCCAACCTTACCGACAACGACTGGCTGCATGGCGGCAAGCCCGAGGACATCGTCAAGAGCATCACCGATGGCCGTACCAGCATCGGCATGCCCGCACATGCCCACCTGGGTGACGACAAGATCGCCAAGCTGACCCAGTACGTGCTCAGCCTGAGCGGTCGTGCCTCCGACCAGGCCGCCGCCGAGGAAGGCAAGCAATTGTTCACCTCGGCGGGTTGTGTCGGCTGCCATGGTCTGGACGCCAAGGGCAACCAGGCCCTGGGCGCGCCCAACCTGACCGACAACATCTGGCTCTATGGCGGCAGCCCCAAGACCATCGAGAAGAGCATTCGCGAGGGTCGCAAGGGCGTCATGCCGGCGCACAAGAAGCTGCTTGGCGAGGACAAGATCCACCTTCTCGCAGTCTACGTGAAGAGCCTCTCCAACCAGTAA